The Bacillus zhangzhouensis region TGTACATTCTTATCTGGGGGCGTCGATTCTAGTGCCATTACTGCCATTGCCGCTAAGCACTTTGAGAAAATAGGGAAAGCACCGCTTCATACGTATTCCATTGACTACGAAGAAAATGATCAATTTTTTGAAGCAAGTCAATTCCAGCCGAATGCTGACGGACCATGGATTGATCAAATGACCAAAGTGTTTCAAACGAATCACCACAACTGTATCATCGGGCAAAAAGAGCTGGCTGCTTATTTGAAGGAAGCGGTTGAGGTTCGAGATTTACCGGGTATGGCAGATATCGATTCTTCTTTACTTATCTTCTGCCGAGACATTAAAAAGGATTTCGTTGTTGGTTTGTCAGGTGAGTGTGCTGATGAAATTTTTGGCGGCTATCCTTGGTTTCACATGGCAAATGAAACAAATAGTTTCCCTTGGATGAGATCGACTGGAGCGAGAACGCAGCTATTACAAAACTCGTGGCAAAAAAAGCTGTCACTTCAGGAATACGCGCAATGCAAATATGAAGAAACGGTGGCAGAAACGCCTCTTTTAGATGGGGAAACTGGCGTCGATAAAGCCCGGAGAGAACTTTTTTACTTAAATATGATCTGGTTTATGACAACACTGCTTGATCGAAAAGATCGAATGAGTATGGGGGCTAGTCTTGAGGTACGTGTGCCATTTGCAGATCATCGTCTTGTCGAATATGTATGGAATATTCCTTGGGAAATGAAAATGCATGGAAATCGTGAAAAAGGGGTTTTGCGAAAAGCATTAGAGGGAATTTTACCGAATGAAGTGCTCTATCGAAAGAAGAGTCCTTACCCGAAAACACATCATCCAGCCTATACTCAGGCTGTGAAAGAGATGCTAACAGACTGTCTCGTGCAAAAAGACTCTGTACTTCACGAAATTTTAGATCCACATCAATTAAAGCAGCTCATTGAAACGGAAGGAGCTTCTTTTCACGTGCCATGGTATGGCCAGTTAATGAAGGGCCCGCAGTTGATTGCCCATCTAGCACAG contains the following coding sequences:
- the asnB gene encoding asparagine synthase (glutamine-hydrolyzing), translated to MCGITGWADFKKPLIQQEHVINQMTDTLSKRGPDDTNTWKSEHVLFGHKRLAVVDVEGGKQPMTYTHQNHAYTIVYNGELYNTEDIRKELLKRGHRFLGHSDTEVLLHAYTEWKEECVSHLNGIFAFVIWDSERELLFAGRDRLGVKPFFYTERHHSFLFGSEIKALLAHPDIKAKVDHEGLSEIFGLGPSRTPGQGVFKGIKELRPAHALTFSKDGLRVWRYWNVKSKEHTDSLDDTAQHIRHLFSDAVTRQLVSDVPVCTFLSGGVDSSAITAIAAKHFEKIGKAPLHTYSIDYEENDQFFEASQFQPNADGPWIDQMTKVFQTNHHNCIIGQKELAAYLKEAVEVRDLPGMADIDSSLLIFCRDIKKDFVVGLSGECADEIFGGYPWFHMANETNSFPWMRSTGARTQLLQNSWQKKLSLQEYAQCKYEETVAETPLLDGETGVDKARRELFYLNMIWFMTTLLDRKDRMSMGASLEVRVPFADHRLVEYVWNIPWEMKMHGNREKGVLRKALEGILPNEVLYRKKSPYPKTHHPAYTQAVKEMLTDCLVQKDSVLHEILDPHQLKQLIETEGASFHVPWYGQLMKGPQLIAHLAQIHHWFETYRIDIEA